One segment of Prionailurus bengalensis isolate Pbe53 chromosome X, Fcat_Pben_1.1_paternal_pri, whole genome shotgun sequence DNA contains the following:
- the GPR174 gene encoding probable G-protein coupled receptor 174 — MPANDTCAVPNGDNGDFRYFIYAVTYTVILVPGLIGNILALWVFYGYMKETKRAVIFMINLAIADLLQVLSLPLRIFYYLNHDWPFGTGLCMFCFYLKYVNMYASIYFLVCISVRRFWFLMYPFRFHDCKQKYDLYVSIAGWLIICLACLLFPLFRTSDDTSGNRTKCFVGLPTRNVNLVQSIAMMTIGELIGFVTPLLIILYCTWKTVLSLHDKYPVVQDLGEKKKALKMILTCAGVFLICFAPYHFSFPLDFLVKSNKIQSCLARRVILIFHSAALCLASLNSCLDPVIYYFTTNEFRRRLSRQESIQLHGKSFVNI; from the coding sequence ATGCCTGCAAATGACACTTGTGCTGTGCCAAATGGAGACAATGGAGATTTTCGATATTTTATCTATGCAGTGACATACACTGTAATTCTTGTGCCAGGTCTCATAGGGAACATATTAGCCTTGTGGGTATTTTATGGCTatatgaaagaaaccaaaagggCTGTGATATTCATGATAAACTTAGCCATTGCTGACTTACTACAAGTTCTCTCCCTGCCACTAAGGATCTTTTACTACTTGAATCATGACTGGCCATTTGGGACTGGTCTTTGCATGTTCTGTTTCTACCTGAAGTATGTCAACATGTATGCAAGCATCTACTTCTTGGTCTGCATAAGTGTGCGACGATTTTGGTTTCTCATGTACCCCTTTCGCTTCCATGACTGCAAACAGAAATATGACCTATACGTCAGCATCGCTGGATGGTTGATCATCTGCCTTGCCTGtctgctctttcctctcttcaGAACCAGTGATGACACTTCAGGCAACAGAACCAAATGCTTTGTGGGTCTTCCTACCAGGAATGTCAATCTGGTCCAATCTATTGCCATGATGACCATTGGTGAGCTGATTGGGTTTGTCACTCCTCTTCTGATTATCCTTTACTGTACCTGGAAGACAGTTTTATCACTGCATGATAAATATCCTGTGGTCCAAGAccttggggagaaaaagaaagccttGAAGATGATTCTAACCTGTGCAGGAGTATTCTTAATTTGCTTTGCACCTTATCACTTCAGTTTTCCTTTAGATTTCCTGGTCAAGTCCAACAAAATTCAAAGCTGCCTAGCCAGAAGGGTGATTCTAATATTTCATTCTGCTGCCCTCTGTCTTGCTAGTCTGAATTCCTGTCTTGACCCAGTCATATACTACTTCACCACTAATGAGTTCAGAAGACGACTTTCAAGACAAGAGAGCATCCAACTCCATGGAAAATCCTTTGTGAATATATGA